The following proteins are encoded in a genomic region of Pelodictyon phaeoclathratiforme BU-1:
- the queG gene encoding tRNA epoxyqueuosine(34) reductase QueG encodes MADPSTTLARQIRKEAARLGFAAIGFSAPVRQPIAMQHVTDMVREKRHGEMGYMEKQMEERSNPSLLFTGLHTIISTAICYNYPLSHDDGLPKISKYALIDDYHRVVRNKLEALVAAIQLLVEEPLQARITVDSAPLLEKAWAEEAAIGKTGKNTLLKVPSAGSYVFLGEILVDREIISTKLSLPNYCGSCSNCLERCPTGALLEPGKIDASRCISYLTVELKRDFTAEEAAMIGDWLFGCDLCQEVCPYNRQASITANESFVLRQNLIGITTEEILNLTKSSFRELFYGTPIFRIGLRRLKRNALAVADNLKKAKEDTIPTNF; translated from the coding sequence ATGGCAGACCCTTCCACCACGCTTGCCCGCCAGATCCGCAAAGAAGCGGCGCGACTTGGATTTGCGGCCATCGGGTTTTCCGCTCCTGTACGGCAACCCATTGCTATGCAGCATGTTACCGATATGGTCCGTGAAAAACGGCATGGGGAGATGGGCTACATGGAAAAGCAGATGGAGGAACGGAGCAATCCTTCCCTGCTGTTTACAGGGTTGCACACCATCATCTCTACTGCCATCTGTTATAATTATCCTCTCAGCCATGATGATGGCCTGCCGAAAATCTCGAAATATGCACTCATCGACGACTACCACAGGGTTGTCAGGAATAAACTGGAGGCGCTTGTTGCAGCAATACAATTGCTTGTGGAAGAGCCTCTCCAGGCAAGAATCACGGTTGACAGCGCGCCACTTCTTGAAAAAGCGTGGGCCGAAGAGGCCGCTATCGGAAAAACCGGAAAAAACACCCTTCTGAAGGTGCCCTCTGCCGGGTCGTATGTTTTTCTTGGAGAAATTCTTGTTGACCGGGAGATTATCTCTACAAAACTTTCCTTGCCCAACTACTGTGGCAGTTGCAGTAATTGTCTTGAGCGCTGCCCTACCGGGGCATTGCTTGAACCGGGAAAAATTGATGCCTCAAGGTGCATCTCCTATCTGACAGTGGAGCTGAAACGGGATTTTACGGCTGAAGAGGCGGCGATGATCGGCGACTGGTTGTTTGGATGCGATCTCTGCCAGGAGGTCTGCCCCTATAACCGGCAGGCAAGCATCACCGCAAATGAATCATTTGTGTTGCGGCAGAATCTCATCGGCATCACAACAGAGGAGATATTGAACCTGACCAAATCAAGCTTCCGCGAACTCTTTTATGGCACCCCGATTTTCCGCATCGGCCTCAGGCGTTTGAAACGTAACGCCCTGGCTGTTGCGGATAATCTGAAAAAGGCGAAAGAAGACACGATACCTACCAATTTCTGA
- a CDS encoding ParA family protein has translation MAVYAFWNNKGGVGKSYLTFQVACEYARTHADKKILVIDLCPQANASGMLLGGMINGERLLSELSPSRTISTYIEDRIVSPYVNPNTGAQYLTQISQYNSAIPVNLFLIAGDETLEIQASRVYGATQPGPADAWRIVHSWISDLINDVKNSWDQADVTVFIDCNPSFSIYTELAMSAAQRVLVPFSADGSSKRAVRAVLALLFGITRQAGTQQSEFFNNSLRFTMALPQIYCYIGNRLTQYVKSASAFGQVVREIGEEIWNVWLHNSNRFCVHPVSAGVPQSRRAFTNMFQFEIVDANTASVVSSTLGIPIMSLNAGLISVNGKSVNVNQSQLDKQRPNIRDLVAIIE, from the coding sequence ATGGCGGTATATGCTTTTTGGAACAACAAGGGTGGTGTTGGAAAGAGTTATCTGACTTTTCAAGTCGCATGTGAATATGCTCGCACTCATGCGGACAAGAAAATCCTTGTTATCGATTTATGCCCTCAAGCTAATGCATCAGGTATGCTGCTTGGTGGAATGATCAACGGAGAACGGCTTTTATCAGAGTTAAGTCCGTCACGTACAATTTCAACATATATCGAAGATCGTATTGTCAGTCCGTATGTTAACCCCAATACCGGGGCTCAATATTTAACACAGATCTCACAGTATAACAGTGCGATTCCTGTAAATCTCTTTTTGATTGCAGGAGACGAAACCCTAGAAATTCAAGCGTCTCGTGTCTATGGTGCAACTCAGCCGGGCCCGGCAGATGCGTGGCGTATTGTCCATTCCTGGATTTCAGACTTGATAAATGACGTTAAAAATTCTTGGGATCAAGCAGATGTAACGGTATTTATTGATTGTAATCCAAGCTTTTCAATTTATACTGAACTTGCCATGTCGGCGGCTCAAAGAGTACTTGTTCCGTTTTCAGCGGATGGTTCTTCAAAACGAGCTGTTCGGGCAGTATTGGCGCTTCTCTTTGGTATTACAAGGCAGGCTGGTACACAACAATCAGAGTTTTTCAATAACTCGCTACGATTTACTATGGCGTTACCTCAAATTTATTGCTATATCGGTAACAGACTCACACAGTATGTAAAATCCGCCAGTGCTTTCGGGCAAGTTGTTCGGGAAATTGGCGAAGAAATCTGGAACGTATGGCTTCATAATTCCAATAGATTTTGTGTCCATCCTGTATCTGCAGGTGTGCCACAAAGTCGCCGTGCGTTTACAAATATGTTTCAATTTGAGATAGTGGATGCAAATACTGCTTCAGTGGTATCAAGTACACTCGGAATACCAATAATGTCTTTAAATGCTGGTCTCATAAGTGTGAATGGAAAAAGTGTGAATGTTAATCAATCTCAACTGGACAAGCAACGGCCAAATATCAGGGATCTTGTCGCAATAATCGAGTAA
- the purH gene encoding bifunctional phosphoribosylaminoimidazolecarboxamide formyltransferase/IMP cyclohydrolase: protein MSDPVIKRALVSVSDKTGIVEFCRELSGMGVEIFSTGGTLKSLQDSGVSASSISTITGFPEIMDGRVKTLHPKIHGGLLAVRENPEHVKQATENGISFIDLVVVNLYPFEATVARPDVTFEDAIENIDIGGPSMLRSAAKNNESVTVVTDSADYALVLQEMREHNGATKRTTRLTLALKVFELTSRYDRAIASYLAGAVAGEQQGAASKMTVTLERELDMRYGENPHQSAGLYRLTDENGTRSFGDFFEKLHGKELSYNNMLDIAAAVSLIEEFRGEEPTVVIVKHTNPCGVAQAPTLAEAYRRAFSTDTQAPFGGIISFNRPLDMEAAKAVNEIFTEILIAPAFEDGVLEMLMKKKDRRLVLQTNALPKGGWEFKSTPFGMLVQERDSKIVAKEDLTVVTKRQPTEEEIADLMFAWKICKHIKSNTILYVKNRQTYGVGAGQMSRVDSSKIARWKASEVSLDLHGSVVASDAFFPFADGLLAAAEAGVTAVIQPGGSIRDNEVIEAADANNLAMVFTGMRHFKH, encoded by the coding sequence ATGTCTGATCCTGTCATCAAGCGGGCGCTGGTCTCTGTATCTGATAAAACCGGTATTGTTGAATTTTGCCGGGAGTTGAGTGGCATGGGCGTTGAAATTTTCTCAACAGGGGGTACCTTGAAGTCGCTTCAGGATTCAGGAGTCAGCGCATCCTCCATCTCCACCATTACCGGATTTCCGGAAATCATGGATGGACGGGTCAAAACCCTGCACCCGAAAATACATGGTGGACTGCTTGCCGTAAGGGAGAATCCGGAGCATGTCAAACAGGCTACGGAGAACGGTATCAGCTTCATTGATCTTGTTGTCGTCAACCTTTATCCTTTCGAGGCTACAGTGGCAAGGCCGGATGTAACCTTCGAGGATGCTATAGAGAATATTGATATTGGTGGTCCATCCATGCTGCGCAGTGCAGCCAAGAACAACGAATCGGTAACGGTGGTAACCGATAGTGCCGACTACGCTCTTGTGCTGCAGGAGATGCGTGAGCATAACGGTGCGACAAAAAGAACGACCCGTCTGACGCTTGCCCTGAAAGTATTTGAACTCACCTCCCGTTATGACCGTGCCATTGCCTCTTACCTTGCCGGAGCAGTCGCAGGAGAGCAGCAGGGTGCGGCCTCAAAGATGACGGTCACTCTTGAGCGTGAGCTCGATATGCGTTACGGTGAAAATCCGCACCAGAGCGCAGGGCTTTACCGCCTGACCGATGAGAACGGAACACGCTCCTTTGGCGACTTTTTCGAGAAGCTGCATGGCAAGGAGCTCTCCTACAATAATATGCTCGACATCGCTGCAGCAGTCTCCCTGATTGAGGAGTTCCGTGGAGAGGAGCCGACAGTGGTCATTGTCAAACACACCAACCCCTGTGGTGTCGCTCAGGCCCCGACCCTTGCCGAAGCCTACCGCAGGGCATTTTCAACCGATACCCAGGCTCCTTTTGGTGGAATTATCTCCTTTAACCGTCCTCTCGATATGGAGGCAGCAAAGGCGGTCAATGAAATTTTCACCGAGATTCTCATTGCTCCCGCTTTTGAGGATGGCGTGCTTGAGATGCTGATGAAGAAAAAAGATCGCAGGCTGGTGCTGCAGACGAACGCTTTGCCCAAAGGTGGCTGGGAGTTCAAGTCAACCCCGTTCGGGATGCTTGTTCAGGAACGTGACAGCAAAATCGTTGCAAAAGAGGATCTGACGGTTGTAACCAAACGGCAGCCGACAGAAGAGGAGATTGCCGACCTGATGTTTGCCTGGAAAATCTGCAAGCATATCAAGTCGAACACCATTCTCTATGTCAAGAATCGTCAGACATACGGCGTCGGCGCTGGACAGATGTCGCGCGTTGACTCCTCCAAAATTGCACGTTGGAAGGCCTCTGAAGTTAGTCTCGACCTGCATGGATCGGTTGTTGCTTCGGATGCGTTTTTCCCCTTCGCTGATGGCCTGCTTGCCGCTGCCGAAGCTGGTGTTACCGCAGTCATTCAGCCTGGTGGCTCCATTCGCGATAACGAGGTGATTGAAGCAGCCGATGCCAACAACCTTGCGATGGTCTTTACCGGAATGCGTCACTTCAAGCATTGA
- a CDS encoding M15 family metallopeptidase, giving the protein MKIEELITEVQKVLGVDADGKAGPETWSAIYKNIVTPTLPDAPPVPDIAPVDQRSEKVIATLLPQVQPLARALVQKAALSGISIKIICGFRTYAEQDALYAQGRTVPGNKVTNAKGGFSNHNFGIAFDIGVFEGNKYLGDSPKYKAVGVIGTDLGLEWGGNWKTIVDEPHFQLRPAWASKMKESEMLAELRTRVAGNLPIYA; this is encoded by the coding sequence ATGAAAATCGAAGAGCTGATCACCGAGGTACAAAAAGTTTTGGGTGTTGATGCCGATGGCAAGGCTGGACCGGAAACCTGGAGTGCCATTTACAAGAATATTGTCACTCCCACACTTCCTGATGCTCCGCCAGTGCCCGATATAGCCCCAGTCGATCAAAGAAGTGAAAAGGTCATCGCAACACTGTTGCCCCAGGTACAACCATTAGCGCGTGCTCTTGTCCAGAAAGCCGCTTTGAGCGGAATTAGCATAAAGATAATCTGTGGTTTCAGGACCTATGCAGAACAAGATGCCTTGTACGCGCAAGGTCGAACGGTGCCGGGGAATAAAGTTACCAACGCCAAAGGGGGCTTCTCAAATCACAACTTCGGCATTGCATTTGATATCGGGGTTTTTGAGGGAAACAAGTATCTCGGTGATTCACCAAAGTACAAGGCTGTGGGTGTTATTGGCACAGACCTCGGATTAGAGTGGGGAGGAAACTGGAAAACAATTGTCGATGAGCCGCACTTTCAGCTTCGCCCTGCCTGGGCGTCTAAAATGAAGGAGTCGGAGATGCTGGCCGAGTTGAGAACCCGCGTGGCTGGTAACTTGCCAATTTACGCATAG
- a CDS encoding LamG-like jellyroll fold domain-containing protein: MALSLTWGGCADTSVAFSEFFASDHTVAVRFMMQFVNAYDGPLLAVHGSGLYFIGNGDGRGGNNKLSIRIGTGLLDIPVASSFQESWHHIAVVRKGSTFTIYLDGVSKGTLAVPSSNKPSGTLRLGRSDEIHQQFYGFIDDVAVFTAALTTSQVALLAAAKTLTGKEVNLLAGFIFGDGVSEPVPATLKRPVTCVPGAHNVTVSNSRDNAADSKLLPLSLVSHMRLPFEQGRIVTISQAFGDPTISHSGYAAFCYDFMFPDGDINGHTFRASSPGTVAHVWEGGPNTSQGPSNFVTIQQGATEFCDYLHLQQNSCGVKSGEHVSYGTDLATVGRSGTGSPHLHQAVTNLGEHTADRSHFVTIAFPFCNYEYSDDSGATWHHVIRGYLKKGQWVRNPVPKSPVRYTAAWTPNTTGEYQMYDVPYAKYRARYDELWPQGWRLYSLSIVVVNDVPLYTAVWRPGSGGEYQIYDASYASYRKRYDELWAKGWRLKLLTRYVIGGQIRYTAVWAPKTGGEYQIYDASYASYRARYDELWPQGWRLKLIDVIDVNGTLSYTAAWEPSKEGEYQIYGATFAQFKARYDELWSGGWRLKFISTCNSGGTKITAVWRQTKELELWVHGWEYADLRARYDVLWQQGWRLKLFDRFTV; the protein is encoded by the coding sequence ATGGCACTGAGTTTGACGTGGGGTGGCTGCGCTGATACGTCTGTTGCCTTTTCCGAGTTTTTTGCCAGTGACCACACTGTCGCTGTACGATTCATGATGCAGTTTGTCAACGCCTATGATGGCCCTCTGCTTGCCGTTCATGGCAGCGGGCTCTATTTCATTGGTAATGGTGATGGCCGTGGCGGGAACAATAAGCTCTCAATCCGCATCGGCACAGGTTTGCTCGATATTCCTGTTGCCTCCAGTTTTCAGGAGAGCTGGCATCATATCGCGGTTGTCCGAAAAGGTTCGACTTTCACCATTTACCTTGACGGCGTGTCGAAAGGAACCCTGGCGGTTCCCTCGTCCAATAAACCAAGTGGCACACTCCGTCTGGGAAGAAGTGACGAGATTCATCAACAGTTTTACGGCTTCATAGACGATGTGGCGGTGTTCACTGCGGCACTGACGACATCTCAGGTTGCGCTGCTTGCAGCGGCAAAAACGCTGACGGGAAAAGAGGTGAATTTGCTGGCAGGGTTTATTTTTGGCGACGGAGTGAGCGAACCGGTTCCAGCGACGTTGAAGCGACCTGTAACCTGTGTTCCGGGGGCTCATAACGTAACGGTCTCAAATAGCCGTGACAACGCAGCCGACAGCAAGCTGTTGCCGTTGAGCCTGGTGAGCCACATGCGTCTGCCGTTTGAACAAGGGCGTATTGTCACTATCTCGCAAGCTTTCGGCGATCCGACAATCAGCCATTCCGGCTATGCGGCATTCTGTTATGACTTCATGTTTCCTGATGGTGATATCAATGGCCATACCTTCAGGGCCTCCTCCCCGGGAACGGTTGCGCACGTCTGGGAAGGTGGGCCAAACACGAGTCAGGGCCCGTCCAATTTTGTGACCATTCAACAGGGCGCTACCGAATTCTGCGACTACCTGCATCTTCAGCAGAATAGCTGCGGAGTGAAGAGTGGAGAGCACGTGAGTTATGGCACGGATCTGGCGACGGTTGGCAGGTCGGGAACGGGCTCTCCGCACCTGCATCAGGCAGTGACGAACCTCGGGGAGCATACGGCAGATCGTTCTCACTTTGTAACAATCGCTTTTCCTTTCTGTAACTATGAGTATTCTGATGACAGTGGTGCAACCTGGCATCATGTTATCCGGGGTTACCTCAAGAAGGGCCAATGGGTCAGGAATCCGGTACCAAAGTCGCCCGTTCGCTATACAGCAGCGTGGACGCCGAATACTACCGGTGAGTATCAGATGTATGACGTGCCCTATGCGAAGTACCGTGCACGGTACGACGAGTTGTGGCCGCAGGGTTGGCGTCTTTACAGCCTCAGCATCGTCGTTGTGAACGATGTACCGCTTTATACAGCCGTTTGGCGCCCGGGCAGTGGCGGCGAATATCAGATTTATGACGCCTCTTATGCAAGTTACCGCAAACGCTATGACGAACTGTGGGCAAAGGGGTGGCGATTAAAGCTCCTGACGCGATATGTGATTGGTGGACAAATCCGCTACACGGCTGTTTGGGCCCCCAAAACGGGCGGCGAGTATCAGATCTATGATGCCTCTTATGCGAGTTACCGCGCACGCTATGATGAGTTGTGGCCGCAGGGCTGGCGGTTAAAACTGATTGATGTCATCGACGTCAACGGTACGCTCAGTTATACGGCCGCCTGGGAGCCTTCGAAGGAGGGTGAATACCAGATATACGGAGCAACATTTGCACAGTTCAAGGCACGCTACGACGAGCTCTGGTCAGGTGGCTGGAGGCTCAAGTTCATTTCGACCTGCAACTCAGGTGGAACGAAGATAACGGCCGTGTGGCGTCAGACGAAGGAGCTGGAACTATGGGTTCATGGTTGGGAGTATGCCGACTTGCGGGCGCGCTACGATGTGCTCTGGCAGCAGGGTTGGCGTCTCAAGCTTTTCGACCGTTTTACGGTGTGA
- a CDS encoding nuclear transport factor 2 family protein: protein MKNFFQYVEKGEVENATKLFSKQSVQSFGSKLPSMMAHQVGIIKNKGGIKSIDTEESITGDLAKVKYKVTYSDATVEDGAFDLIKEEGDWKIQISMNK from the coding sequence GTGAAGAATTTTTTTCAATATGTTGAAAAGGGAGAGGTCGAGAATGCTACAAAGCTCTTTTCAAAACAGTCCGTACAGTCTTTTGGTTCGAAATTACCTTCAATGATGGCTCATCAAGTCGGTATCATCAAAAACAAGGGTGGAATCAAATCCATCGATACTGAAGAAAGTATAACCGGTGATCTGGCAAAAGTTAAATATAAGGTCACCTATAGTGATGCGACCGTTGAAGATGGGGCATTTGATCTGATCAAGGAAGAGGGAGACTGGAAAATCCAGATAAGTATGAATAAGTGA
- a CDS encoding YiiX/YebB-like N1pC/P60 family cysteine hydrolase yields the protein MIYRSLFLSALLLTILFFCNGSVYQQERAVDKKILYAEREFSNGDIIFQRGINIASSFVVSVDSKSGYSHVGIICKSHGHIFVIHILPESNESKDGLVKMELLGDFLSPERTSGFALYRLSKSKDKISSRAVDCAVSFFKQGIRYDYDMNNTNHDKLYCTELVWWAYRKAKNTNARSLVDHRNAFNGGMQPVQAKPLEGGEEFFSIC from the coding sequence ATGATTTACCGATCACTATTCTTGTCGGCTTTACTTTTGACTATCCTGTTTTTTTGTAATGGTTCTGTTTATCAGCAAGAGCGGGCTGTTGATAAAAAAATATTATATGCAGAACGTGAATTCAGCAATGGAGATATCATTTTTCAGCGAGGAATCAATATTGCCAGTTCTTTTGTTGTATCTGTTGATTCGAAATCTGGTTATTCCCATGTTGGTATTATTTGTAAGTCGCATGGCCATATTTTTGTCATCCATATTTTGCCGGAGAGTAATGAGTCAAAAGATGGGCTTGTAAAAATGGAACTTCTTGGCGATTTTTTATCACCGGAAAGAACATCCGGTTTTGCTTTGTATCGATTATCAAAAAGTAAGGATAAGATTTCATCCAGAGCTGTCGATTGTGCAGTTTCTTTTTTCAAACAAGGGATTCGTTATGATTACGATATGAATAATACGAACCACGATAAGCTTTATTGTACGGAACTTGTCTGGTGGGCATATCGCAAGGCAAAAAACACGAATGCCCGCTCTCTTGTTGATCATCGTAATGCTTTCAATGGTGGGATGCAGCCTGTTCAAGCCAAGCCCCTCGAAGGTGGTGAAGAATTTTTTTCAATATGTTGA
- a CDS encoding arylamine N-acetyltransferase family protein, whose amino-acid sequence MKAQNFDLQAYFSRIGFQCDASADFATLKRMMRCQLFSVPFENLDVQQGKVVSLVPEEIYRKIVERQRGGYCYEVNGLFAMALDALGFSYQFVAARPMTYPVRRPKTHMAIVAAIGGEQWLCDLGFGSYGIREPVNLNWIDREIRQDCDTFKLTLSLEGDYLLQSFIDGASKNLYEFNLSPQEWVDFEPANYMNSTHPDSIFVQWLMVVLQNPSGKEVLFGDRFQSVSEGKTKGWTLKHEEIPAILQQHFSLRY is encoded by the coding sequence ATGAAAGCTCAAAATTTTGATCTTCAGGCATATTTCTCCAGAATCGGTTTTCAGTGTGATGCCTCTGCGGATTTTGCTACACTGAAACGCATGATGCGCTGCCAGCTCTTTTCGGTGCCATTTGAAAACCTCGACGTTCAGCAGGGGAAAGTTGTCTCTCTTGTACCAGAAGAGATTTATCGTAAAATTGTTGAACGGCAGCGGGGAGGGTACTGCTATGAGGTGAATGGCCTCTTTGCCATGGCTCTTGACGCGTTGGGATTTTCTTATCAATTTGTCGCGGCCCGTCCGATGACCTATCCTGTCCGTCGTCCGAAGACGCATATGGCGATTGTTGCTGCCATAGGGGGCGAACAATGGCTCTGTGACCTGGGTTTCGGCAGCTACGGCATACGCGAACCGGTTAATCTGAACTGGATTGACCGGGAAATCAGACAGGATTGCGATACGTTCAAACTGACCTTAAGCTTGGAAGGGGACTATCTCTTGCAGTCATTTATCGATGGCGCTTCGAAAAATCTCTATGAGTTCAATCTCAGTCCGCAGGAGTGGGTGGATTTTGAACCGGCCAATTATATGAACTCGACCCATCCGGACTCGATTTTTGTCCAGTGGCTGATGGTCGTTCTGCAGAACCCTTCAGGTAAGGAGGTGCTTTTTGGTGACCGCTTCCAGTCCGTGTCAGAAGGCAAAACAAAGGGGTGGACACTCAAGCATGAAGAGATTCCTGCGATACTGCAGCAGCACTTTTCCCTCCGGTACTGA
- a CDS encoding DinB family protein, producing MNWKELLETQLESAFKVAERLVRLLDEKDLAWKPTDGSNWMTTGQLLLHMGKSCGVPIKGFATGDWDMPAHSEMDEKKAERKMPPPAEELKSVSTIEEALKLLTLDKAIAFETLNHCSEEELESKRTPAPWDPTPINLGLRILQMIDHLNQHKAQLFYYLKLQGKPVNTFHLYGK from the coding sequence ATGAACTGGAAAGAGCTTCTTGAAACACAACTCGAATCCGCCTTCAAGGTGGCAGAACGACTTGTCAGGCTTCTTGACGAAAAGGATCTCGCATGGAAACCAACCGACGGCAGCAACTGGATGACGACCGGGCAACTGCTCCTCCATATGGGGAAATCCTGCGGCGTTCCCATCAAAGGATTCGCTACAGGAGATTGGGATATGCCAGCCCATAGTGAGATGGACGAGAAGAAAGCTGAAAGGAAAATGCCGCCTCCGGCTGAAGAACTTAAGAGCGTCAGTACCATCGAGGAGGCCCTTAAACTTCTCACTCTCGACAAAGCCATTGCCTTTGAGACACTGAACCATTGCAGCGAAGAAGAGCTGGAATCAAAACGAACGCCAGCCCCGTGGGATCCGACCCCGATAAACCTCGGCTTGCGCATACTGCAGATGATCGATCATTTGAACCAGCACAAAGCACAGCTCTTCTACTACCTGAAGCTGCAAGGCAAACCGGTCAACACCTTCCATCTTTACGGCAAGTAG
- a CDS encoding geranylgeranyl reductase family protein yields the protein MKSYDVVISGAGPAGCSSALFLAQKGCRVLLLDKATFPREKVCGDGITAASSTLLEEMGVMDRLRLRLGPLMVCKGVTIFSPAGTVLQGRILQTGSLTGATYVIPRKEFDDCLIACVKEHSSITLLENTTVTDIIMEGDRARGVRSSGGDWFGRVVIAADGAYSPIASRLHLANKEKKHQGFAIRAYYSKVEGLTDSIELHYDKSMVPGYGWIFPLGNQRANVGVGLMTRFKDQRGLKQLFERFVGENAFASAKLKHAVMEPGTLKGWPLPFGSFQGKRGRGNVLLTGDAGSFVDPLNGEGIYYALKSGRYAAEAAARALDEEEIRASMYYEKLWRKEFSFHEFTLGYALQPLLNNEFLLESLMRFAAKKQTRANLLAGVIGHNFKKRDLLKLIPPFS from the coding sequence ATGAAATCCTATGATGTTGTTATATCAGGCGCTGGTCCTGCGGGATGTTCGTCTGCGTTGTTTCTTGCCCAAAAAGGGTGCCGTGTTTTGCTGCTCGACAAGGCGACGTTTCCAAGAGAGAAGGTTTGCGGAGACGGTATCACTGCAGCTTCTTCGACTCTTCTTGAAGAGATGGGCGTTATGGATCGTCTTCGCCTTCGGCTGGGCCCATTGATGGTATGTAAAGGCGTTACCATCTTTTCTCCTGCCGGGACTGTTTTGCAGGGGAGAATCTTGCAAACCGGGAGTTTGACTGGTGCGACCTATGTTATTCCAAGAAAAGAATTTGATGACTGCCTTATTGCCTGCGTGAAAGAGCACTCTTCGATCACCCTTCTCGAAAATACGACCGTTACCGATATCATCATGGAAGGTGACAGAGCGAGAGGTGTAAGAAGTTCCGGAGGTGACTGGTTCGGTCGTGTTGTCATTGCTGCCGACGGGGCCTATTCTCCAATAGCTTCCCGGTTGCATCTGGCAAACAAGGAGAAAAAGCATCAGGGGTTTGCCATTCGTGCCTATTACTCAAAGGTTGAGGGGTTGACGGATTCCATAGAACTCCATTACGACAAGTCCATGGTTCCTGGTTATGGCTGGATATTTCCTTTAGGTAATCAGAGAGCCAATGTCGGGGTGGGCCTTATGACCCGTTTCAAAGATCAGCGCGGTCTCAAGCAGTTGTTTGAGCGGTTTGTTGGTGAGAATGCGTTTGCATCGGCAAAGTTGAAACATGCTGTTATGGAGCCGGGAACACTCAAAGGGTGGCCTCTTCCTTTTGGCTCTTTTCAGGGAAAAAGAGGTCGTGGTAATGTGCTGCTCACCGGGGATGCTGGCAGTTTTGTAGATCCTCTGAATGGTGAAGGGATATATTATGCGTTGAAAAGTGGCCGGTATGCTGCAGAGGCCGCTGCAAGGGCTCTGGATGAAGAGGAAATTCGGGCTTCAATGTATTACGAGAAGCTCTGGCGAAAAGAGTTTTCATTTCACGAGTTTACTCTTGGGTATGCTCTTCAGCCTTTGCTGAATAATGAGTTTCTACTGGAGTCGCTCATGAGGTTTGCGGCTAAAAAACAAACACGGGCAAACTTGTTAGCCGGGGTCATCGGTCATAATTTTAAAAAACGTGATTTGCTCAAATTAATACCTCCTTTTTCGTGA
- a CDS encoding BrnA antitoxin family protein: MKEEYDLSKMQRKKNPFAAKLKKPVTIRLGEDVVDYFKSLSDEMGLPYQSLINLYLRDCVLTHRKPNFNWTE; the protein is encoded by the coding sequence ATGAAAGAAGAATACGATCTCTCAAAGATGCAGCGTAAAAAAAACCCGTTTGCTGCAAAATTGAAAAAACCCGTAACAATCCGTCTTGGTGAAGATGTTGTTGACTACTTCAAGTCACTTTCTGATGAAATGGGCCTTCCCTATCAGTCATTGATAAATCTCTATCTGAGAGATTGTGTATTGACACACAGAAAGCCAAATTTCAATTGGACTGAGTGA
- a CDS encoding BrnT family toxin — protein sequence MSIEFQWDDNKARINSEKHGITFQEAKTVFYDEFADQFFDQKNSGEEDRFLLLGRSVHSRVLMVCHCYRESDEVIRIISARKATKSETRFYRGN from the coding sequence ATGTCTATCGAATTTCAATGGGATGACAACAAAGCCAGGATCAATTCTGAGAAACATGGCATAACTTTTCAAGAAGCAAAAACAGTGTTCTATGACGAATTTGCTGATCAATTTTTTGATCAAAAAAATTCCGGCGAAGAGGATCGCTTCCTTCTGCTTGGAAGAAGTGTTCACTCCAGAGTTTTGATGGTCTGCCACTGCTACAGAGAATCTGATGAAGTGATCAGAATCATCTCAGCTCGAAAAGCAACCAAAAGCGAAACCAGATTCTACAGGGGTAACTGA
- a CDS encoding addiction module antidote protein, translated as MAKTVTIKYDVSEHLRTPQEMAAYLEVCIEEANGDTAFITKALGDIARAKGMTQVARDAGLSRESLYKALSGERSPGFDTILKVISALGLKLHAEAAQTTKLTA; from the coding sequence ATGGCAAAGACCGTTACAATAAAATATGATGTATCCGAGCATCTTCGTACTCCTCAAGAAATGGCCGCTTATCTGGAAGTGTGCATTGAAGAGGCAAATGGTGATACAGCGTTTATTACAAAGGCATTGGGGGACATTGCAAGGGCAAAAGGTATGACACAGGTGGCACGGGATGCTGGTTTGTCTCGGGAAAGTCTGTATAAGGCTCTTTCCGGGGAAAGAAGTCCGGGGTTCGATACCATTCTTAAAGTAATAAGTGCCTTGGGTTTGAAATTGCATGCAGAAGCAGCACAGACAACAAAATTAACAGCCTGA